Part of the Paludisphaera borealis genome, CCCTGTGAGTCGCCCCGCGCCGCTCCTTTTCCCGAAGGAGCGAGTCCGCGGGGCGGTTCCGTTTCGATCCCGGAGGCCGGCTCATCCCAGGGCGCAGGCGATCCGGTAATACGCCTCGGCCGCCTGATGGACCTGGTCCAGTTCGACCCACTCGTCGCGGGTGTGGGCTTGGGCGATGTCGCCGGGTCCGAAAACGACGCCGGGAATGCCGGCCGCGCCCAGTGGGCCGGCGTCGGTGCCGAAGGGGACGCCGATCAGCTCCGGCGCCCGTCCGGTCGCACCCTGCACGGCCTCGGAGAGCGGTCCCACCCAATCGCCGAGCTGGGTGTCGAGCGCGGGCATGCGGACCCACGGAGGATCGAACTCCACGCCGTCCAGGTTTCCCAGCCGACCGACGAGGAACTTCCGAACCTGTTCGATGCAGCCGGAAGGGGTCTCGCCGGGGATCATCCGACGGTCGATCTCGATCGTGCAGGCGTCGGGGACGATGTTGACGCTCAGCCCCCCCTCGATCCGGCCGACCGAGAGGCTGGGAGGCCCGAGGATCGGGTGCGGCGGCGTCCGGCTCAGATCGCGGGCGAGGTCGGCGAGGGCCGCGACGACGTGCGCCATGCGATAGATCGCGTTCACTCCGCGATCCGGAGTCGAGCTGTGGCAGGCCACGCCGCGGGCGCGGATCTTCCAGCGGGTCGCCCCCTTGTGGCAGTGGACGACGTTGAGCTGGGTGGGCTCGGCGACGACCGCCAGGTCGATTCCCGACTGGGTTTCCGCCAGCTTCGACGACCCCAGGTGGGTGAACTCCTCGTCGACCGTGCACGCCAGGACGACCGACGCCGAACCTTGGGGCCGCTCGCGGCAGAGCCGTTCGAAGGCCAGAAGCATGGCGGCCATGCTCGCCTTCACGTCGCAGGCTCCCCGGCC contains:
- a CDS encoding M20 family metallopeptidase, with the translated sequence MDELTRLLSELVSIPSVNPMGRALSGPELLETRLSAYLESWFRDRGLHVQRQPVAPGRDNLLARYDAPDARRTVLFDVHQDTVPTDGMTIPPFEPRVEVGKLYGRGACDVKASMAAMLLAFERLCRERPQGSASVVLACTVDEEFTHLGSSKLAETQSGIDLAVVAEPTQLNVVHCHKGATRWKIRARGVACHSSTPDRGVNAIYRMAHVVAALADLARDLSRTPPHPILGPPSLSVGRIEGGLSVNIVPDACTIEIDRRMIPGETPSGCIEQVRKFLVGRLGNLDGVEFDPPWVRMPALDTQLGDWVGPLSEAVQGATGRAPELIGVPFGTDAGPLGAAGIPGVVFGPGDIAQAHTRDEWVELDQVHQAAEAYYRIACALG